Below is a genomic region from Amycolatopsis sp. 195334CR.
AACCGATGCTCCGTCACCCTGGATGACGGACTCCACGGCGCTGACCGCGTCACTGGCAGGAATATCGACGTCGTCGCTCGACTTGGCCGCCAGCACGACCTTGGGCCGGCACTGCTCGATCATGCTCGCACGGCGCCTGGCAGGGTATTGAGCATCGACAGGGGCATACGCGGCACCGCTTTTCGCGACGCCCACCGTCGCGATGACCAGTTCGGCGGACCGTTCCGCCAACACCGGCACCACATCGCCCGGTCCCACACCCCGGCGGGCCAGCCAGCTCGCGACCCGGTCACTGGACTTCGCGAGCTCACGGTAGCTCAGGGTCCGATGCCGATCGACGACCGCCGCTCTGTCCGGGGTCTGCACCTCGGAACGCCTCAAAAAATCAAGAACGAGATCGCCGTGCATCGAGCATCCTCCTCGAATGTCGTATTCATGGGAGATCTTCAGGAACCCCTTGGTAGGATTCCCGCATCCCGAACTCTTCTAACGCGGCCGATTCAGTGAAGGGTGGATCCAGCGCACCGGACAAGCCGAGCATTGCGATTTCGGCCTTTTGCAGTAGGACGTTGCAACACGGGTTCGGTTTCGACTCGATGTCCGCCGGGCTCGCCGGTGCGACCACGGAGTCTGCCGCGCCACCGGCTATCACTACCTCGTCGGGATGGATTATCGAGGTGTTCGCCGAACAGATGAAATCTTAGGCTGCCAAGAAACCCATGAGTTCACTGGAAAGATCGTGCATGCGATAATTGCAGTACCGTCGAAGGGGGCGCAGAAATTTTCAGCGGCAGATTTTCGCAGGCGGCCGCGGACGAGATCCCAGATCCAGTCGGGAATCCGCCCGGCGACCAGTGCGCCAGCTGACGTGGACCCTCCTCGACCAATGACTTCGGCTGCTCCAGGGCGGCGAAGTGGCCCCCTGTGGTAGCTCCTCGAACCAGCGCAGGTCGGTCAACCGCAGTTCGGCCTCCCGGCGAGACGGGCGGGTTATGTCGCGCGGGTAGACCGACAGCCCGGAGGGCGCGGTGACCTTGTCGCGGAAGTGGGCGAAGGTCTCCCAGCACAGGCGCGCCGATGATGTGGCTGTCGGGGTGAACAGTAGACCGAGATCTCGTCGAGGAGTGTCCGGCGCGACAATGCGCGCAAGGAGGTGAACGACCATGACGACCGCCCGCACCCGCTGCGCCGCACGCGGTGAACCCAGGCTGGTGGTCCGGGGCAAGTCGCCGCCGCCGTGCACCCTGGTTGCTGGCGATCGCGCACCAGCTAGGGCCCGTCCTCAAAGCTGGTTGCTCTGACGTGCTTTGATCTTGTGTCGTGGTGCGCAGGCATGAGCTGTCTGATGAGCAGTGGCAGGCGTTGCAGCCGTTGTTGCCGATCTCGGGCGCGAAGGGGCGTCCGCGGGTGGATGACCGGCGGGTGATCAACGGGATGTTGTTTACAGCGAAGACCGGTGTCTCGTGGCGTGATCTGCCGGAGCGGTACGGGCCGTGGAAGACGGTCTGCAACCGGTTCTGGCGCTGGTCGCGCAACGGCACCCTGACCATGCTGGTGTCCAAGGCGCGGGTGATCGCGGAGGCGATCGACGAGCTGGACCGGGAGGTTTCGGTGGACTCCAGCATCGTGCGCGCCCACCAGCACGCGGCCGGTGCCCGCCGCCGCACCGCAGCGCACACAGGGGGCGAGCGGGTCGCGTGGCGGGCAGACCGAACCAGATGATCATGCTATCGGCCGGTCCCGCGGCGGCCCCTCGACCAAGATTCATCTGGCCTGTGACGGGCACGGCCGCCCGCTCGCGACCGTCCTGACCGGCGGGAACACGAACGACTGCACCACGTTCGACACCGTGCTGGCGGGTGTGGTTCCCGCCGGCACGACACGGCCGGCTCGCGACGCGGCCGACACGGGTGCTCGCGGACAAGGGTTACTCCAGCAAGTCCATTCGCGCTCACCTGCGCCGCCGCGGCATCCGGGCCACCATCCCCGAACGCCGCGACCAGCGCGCCAACCGAGCCCGCCGCGGTCGAGCCGGAGGCCGCCCACCCGCCTTCGATCCGGTGATCTACAAGCGCCGCAACGTCGTCGAACGCTGCTTCAACCGGCTCAAACAGTTCCGCGCGACCGCCACCCGCTACGACAAAACCGCTGTGTCTTACCAAGCCGGTCTCGGAGAAGGACTGGAACCGGTGGATCCCGGCCAGCCACGATCGGTGGTCGCGCCCAGGTATACTCCTGTGGTCCGTGGATGCCGACACGCACCCAGGCCTGGTCGTCACCCACACGAAAATTCGGGTTAATCGTAATTGCCTACTTTGATGTCGTCGATGACGGCCTGCCAGAACGAATTGGAATCGGCGAGTGTTTCAGCGTCGATAGCGTGCAGCAAGGCATGTATCTGGTTGCCCGCGTTTACATCCGTACCATAGCGCTTCTCGGACAGAGGCCTACCCTGGTCAACGGCAGCGAGGCTTTCCGCAAAAGCGCGCACGGATGCGTTCAACGGATCGATCGCATCTGACCAGGGTGGCGACGTGTGCACGGTACCCCGGGTGCGATGCACAATGACGGGGATTTCGTCAATGTTCCACATGCCGACCACCGCGTAATCGGGGTCGCGATCCCATATGGTGATTTCTTCTGCGGCTCGAAAGGAAACCACGTCCGTGTCGGGTAGTCCGATATCGGTCAGTGTGGCCCTCGCCTCCGCATTGTCAATTACGGAGACTTGTTGATGAGTGTAAGAAGTCATTGTGGTCCAGGGCGTCCTCTGTTGAATAGTTCTGCGATTGCTTCTTTGGCGCTGTCCCGCGAGGATGCCTGCGCGTCCCTCGGTTGCCAAGGCCAGGAATACTGAATTTGTGCATCGTCGGGCAGTTTTTGCTCGACCAGGTCCGCGCACCGGTTGCCCGTCGGGCACGGAGACCACTCGACGTAGAGTTTAACGTCGCGCAACTCCGACTTGAGGTCGACTTGATCTGGCCTGACGCCCTGCCGTTGCGCGATCTCCTGGATCATGTTCTTCACGATATCGCCCTCGGCGTGCTTCGTTGCGTCGGAGCTCCCGGATACCTGATAACTATTCCCCTGACTGTCCTTGAAGGTTGCCGCTCCGTACATATTTCTATTATTATTGTCTCTGAGTCGAGCCGCCTGGGCAAGTTGACTCTCGGGTGTCGTGCCGTATCCTACTTGTTGGTAGTGGCCGGGCACGGGCCCATTGGCATCCCGGGGCTTTGCCGGATCGGGTTTCGGCACGTTCGGGTCCCGCTTTCGCGACGGCCGCTTGCGGCCGGCCCGCCGCCCGCTCGACCGGCCCTTCAGCGCTTCGTCTCCGACCTTTTTCTGGCCATCGGCGGCATCTTTGACCGGGGCCGGGCGGCCGGGGACGCCACCCGGTTTGTTCTCCGGCCCGTCAGGCGGCTTACCGGGACCGTCGCCACCTCGGCGCTGGTACAGAAGGATGTGCACGATCAGCGAAAAAAGCGCCAGCAGCTTCTTCACGGCCCCCGCCTACCCGAGCAGCTTCTGGAGATTGGTCAGGCTGGTGATCAGGCCCGTGGTGTAGACGAGGATGCGCCCGGCCCACTTGACCACCGCCGCGACGATCTGCGCGGCGACCACCGGGATGGTCACCACGAAGATCGCTTCCGCCGCCCAGACGATCACCCTGGCCACGAG
It encodes:
- a CDS encoding nucleic acid/nucleotide deaminase domain-containing protein produces the protein MKKLLALFSLIVHILLYQRRGGDGPGKPPDGPENKPGGVPGRPAPVKDAADGQKKVGDEALKGRSSGRRAGRKRPSRKRDPNVPKPDPAKPRDANGPVPGHYQQVGYGTTPESQLAQAARLRDNNNRNMYGAATFKDSQGNSYQVSGSSDATKHAEGDIVKNMIQEIAQRQGVRPDQVDLKSELRDVKLYVEWSPCPTGNRCADLVEQKLPDDAQIQYSWPWQPRDAQASSRDSAKEAIAELFNRGRPGPQ
- a CDS encoding SUKH-4 family immunity protein; the protein is MTSYTHQQVSVIDNAEARATLTDIGLPDTDVVSFRAAEEITIWDRDPDYAVVGMWNIDEIPVIVHRTRGTVHTSPPWSDAIDPLNASVRAFAESLAAVDQGRPLSEKRYGTDVNAGNQIHALLHAIDAETLADSNSFWQAVIDDIKVGNYD